The following coding sequences are from one Nitrospira sp. CR1.1 window:
- a CDS encoding DUF309 domain-containing protein: MTSEEYLYGIDLYNGTYWWEAHEVFEGFWHAYGRSTPAGNFFQALIQCAAANLKRELGNEPAARKLVASGLARLRQTPSHYMGMNTSAFALDLTQWLNGREPIVRIRLELPGAVETPRVPESLKAEGRSGS, encoded by the coding sequence ATGACCTCCGAGGAGTATCTGTATGGCATCGATCTCTATAACGGGACCTACTGGTGGGAAGCGCACGAAGTCTTCGAGGGATTCTGGCATGCCTACGGACGCAGTACGCCGGCTGGGAATTTCTTTCAGGCGCTGATTCAGTGCGCCGCCGCCAATCTCAAGCGCGAGCTGGGGAATGAACCGGCCGCCCGCAAACTTGTGGCCAGCGGCCTTGCCCGATTGCGGCAGACCCCCAGTCACTACATGGGGATGAACACCTCCGCGTTCGCCCTGGACCTCACGCAGTGGCTGAATGGACGTGAACCGATCGTCAGAATACGGCTGGAGCTGCCGGGGGCTGTCGAGACGCCTCGCGTGCCGGAATCGCTAAAGGCGGAGGGGCGTTCGGGTAGTTAG
- the panB gene encoding 3-methyl-2-oxobutanoate hydroxymethyltransferase, which translates to MTVPDLQKCKRDGRKITVVTAYDALFARIVEQAGIDVILVGDSLGVVVQGKSTTLSVTMEEMIYHTRLVAGAVQRSLVIGDMPFLSYQVSREEAVRNAGRFLQVGAHAVKVEGGAAMADRVAAMTSIGIPVIGHLGMTPQSVQQYGGYRVQGKGRDRAQYLLDDAQALAAAGASAIVLEAIPAGVAKAVSEAVTIPTIGIGAGPHCDGQVLVIYDLLGLFDEFVPKFVKPYGHLKADAIHALRRYKDEVEQGAFPSDSESYH; encoded by the coding sequence ATGACGGTCCCTGACTTGCAGAAGTGCAAGCGCGACGGACGCAAGATCACGGTCGTGACGGCCTATGACGCGCTCTTCGCGCGTATCGTGGAGCAGGCAGGGATCGACGTCATTCTGGTGGGCGATTCGCTTGGAGTTGTGGTGCAGGGAAAGTCCACTACGCTCTCGGTGACGATGGAGGAGATGATCTACCACACCAGATTGGTCGCCGGAGCAGTGCAGCGCTCGTTGGTGATCGGAGATATGCCCTTTCTGTCCTATCAGGTGAGCCGGGAAGAAGCCGTTCGTAACGCCGGGCGGTTCCTCCAGGTCGGGGCCCACGCCGTGAAAGTCGAAGGGGGCGCGGCCATGGCTGATCGCGTGGCGGCGATGACGAGTATCGGGATTCCGGTGATCGGCCATCTCGGCATGACTCCGCAATCGGTTCAGCAATATGGCGGCTACAGGGTTCAGGGAAAAGGGCGGGATCGGGCGCAGTACCTGCTCGATGATGCCCAGGCCTTAGCGGCTGCCGGTGCGTCCGCGATCGTGTTGGAGGCGATTCCCGCAGGTGTGGCGAAGGCGGTGAGCGAGGCGGTGACCATTCCGACGATCGGTATCGGCGCCGGCCCGCATTGTGACGGGCAGGTGCTGGTGATCTACGATCTCTTGGGCTTGTTCGATGAGTTTGTGCCGAAGTTCGTGAAGCCCTATGGCCACCTGAAGGCGGATGCGATCCACGCGCTACGCCGCTATAAAGATGAAGTCGAACAGGGCGCCTTCCCTTCCGATTCGGAAAGCTACCACTAA
- a CDS encoding 5,10-methylenetetrahydrofolate reductase, whose amino-acid sequence MSREPRRLKDVLAQGQFAVTVEYNPPKGTNLTHVVESAKSLVGRVHGVNVTDNTAAIVRAGSLPVCRVLYELGHDPVMQLTCRDRNRIAMQSDLMGAHMLGIRNILCLTGDYPTVGDHKDAKPVYDLDSVQVMQLVTGLNNGKDYAGNKLDGSTDFTIGGAVTPEADPLGPMLVKFEVKVRAGAQFFQTQAIYQPEQFKTFMEAVRPFKVKVLAGILLLRNAKMAEFMNANIPGVCVPQDMIDEMRAAGDKRALDAGVEIAVRTIKAVRPYCDGVHIMAIKSTERLPEILTKAELG is encoded by the coding sequence ATGAGCCGGGAGCCGCGGCGACTCAAGGATGTGCTGGCGCAGGGGCAGTTTGCCGTGACGGTGGAGTATAACCCGCCGAAGGGTACGAACTTGACCCATGTGGTCGAGAGCGCAAAGTCGCTGGTCGGCCGCGTGCATGGGGTCAATGTCACGGACAATACCGCGGCGATCGTGCGGGCCGGGTCTCTGCCGGTGTGCCGGGTCTTGTATGAACTGGGTCATGATCCGGTCATGCAGTTGACCTGTCGCGATCGCAACCGCATCGCCATGCAGTCGGACCTCATGGGCGCACATATGCTGGGCATCCGGAACATTCTCTGTCTGACCGGGGACTATCCCACCGTAGGAGACCATAAGGATGCCAAACCGGTGTACGACCTGGATTCCGTGCAAGTCATGCAATTGGTGACCGGATTGAACAATGGCAAGGACTATGCGGGCAACAAGCTCGACGGATCCACCGACTTCACGATCGGCGGCGCCGTCACGCCGGAAGCGGATCCGCTGGGGCCGATGCTGGTGAAGTTTGAGGTAAAGGTGCGCGCGGGCGCGCAGTTTTTCCAGACTCAGGCGATTTATCAGCCGGAACAGTTCAAGACGTTCATGGAGGCGGTGCGTCCGTTCAAGGTGAAGGTGCTTGCGGGCATTCTGCTGCTGCGCAATGCCAAAATGGCCGAATTCATGAACGCCAATATCCCCGGCGTGTGTGTGCCCCAGGACATGATCGACGAAATGCGTGCCGCCGGTGATAAGCGCGCGCTTGATGCGGGCGTAGAGATTGCGGTGCGGACGATCAAGGCGGTACGTCCCTACTGCGACGGAGTCCACATCATGGCCATCAAATCCACGGAACGGTTGCCGGAAATTCTCACGAAAGCCGAGCTGGGCTGA
- the folD gene encoding bifunctional methylenetetrahydrofolate dehydrogenase/methenyltetrahydrofolate cyclohydrolase FolD, which translates to MAARIIDGKALAQQVRDRLAVESAAVLAKTGVKPGLATILVGDDPASHQYVKSKQKACDAAGIYIDDYKLPATTTQADLLALIEKKNADPKVHGILVQLPLPKHIESRVVLEAVSPVKDADGFHPYNFGRLVEGNPVVEACTPKGVIKMIESTGVGIEGKRAVVLGRSNIVGKPLALMLLQRNATVTICHSKTKDLAAVCREAELLLVAIGKAKFVTADMVREGAVVIDVGTNRWTDGKLCGDVDYEPVSQKAGWISPVPGGVGPMTIAMLLDNTVESAKRMAGMK; encoded by the coding sequence GTGGCGGCACGAATTATCGATGGGAAAGCATTGGCACAGCAGGTGCGTGACCGGCTGGCGGTTGAATCGGCGGCGGTCCTGGCAAAGACCGGGGTGAAGCCGGGCCTGGCCACGATCCTCGTGGGTGACGATCCTGCATCGCACCAGTATGTGAAGAGCAAGCAGAAGGCCTGCGATGCGGCGGGCATTTATATCGACGATTATAAACTGCCTGCCACGACCACGCAGGCGGATTTGTTGGCGTTAATCGAGAAGAAGAATGCGGATCCCAAGGTTCATGGAATTCTGGTGCAGTTGCCGCTGCCCAAGCACATCGAGAGCCGGGTGGTGCTGGAAGCGGTGTCGCCGGTCAAGGATGCGGATGGGTTCCACCCATACAATTTCGGCCGGTTGGTCGAGGGGAATCCGGTAGTTGAAGCCTGTACGCCGAAGGGCGTGATCAAGATGATCGAGTCCACGGGCGTCGGTATTGAAGGCAAACGCGCAGTGGTGTTGGGGCGCAGCAATATTGTGGGGAAGCCGTTGGCGCTCATGCTGTTGCAGCGAAACGCGACCGTCACGATCTGCCATTCCAAGACCAAGGATCTTGCGGCGGTTTGTCGAGAGGCCGAGTTGCTGTTGGTGGCGATCGGAAAGGCGAAGTTCGTAACGGCAGATATGGTTCGAGAGGGTGCGGTGGTCATCGATGTCGGCACCAATCGGTGGACTGACGGGAAGCTCTGCGGCGATGTGGATTATGAACCGGTCAGCCAGAAAGCCGGATGGATCAGCCCGGTGCCGGGTGGCGTGGGGCCGATGACGATTGCGATGTTACTCGACAATACCGTTGAATCTGCTAAGAGAATGGCAGGGATGAAGTAA
- a CDS encoding PAS domain S-box protein, translated as MYSFLSNLSAALPKGDALDASAWAVRHRGILYILWLHVLGVPLYGAYMGAGRGLYLGGGALLGAIAIAAQLPAISRRLQGAIATYGLLTASALLVHLSEGRIELHFHFFVMMSVIVLYQDWLPFLVGLQFIVIDHGIIGTLMPRMVYVHAEGQAHPWTWALVHGSFILAQCAALLYFWRVNELAREEALQSETRTRMIIETALDAVVTTDASGVITDWNTQAEFMFDVPRTEAIGKPLTTYLSTAHSTSAADAGGVLPGLVPGAILNRRVESVGRSGSGAEFPVEIATSCLAIGRTQQFTTFIQNISERKQQEEALRRAKDAAEAASQAKSQFLANMSHEIRTPMNGVLGMTELLLTTPLNERQRRYAHTAHTSGTNLLHLINDILDFSKIEAGRLVLEHIPYDLRQLLTETSTLFHEQAVKKGLTLTLTIAPDIPVTFYGDPHRLRQILTNLISNALKFTTTGRIAISAAMDDGHSEHVRIDVSDTGIGIPRDAQDRIFDSFSQADGSTTRKYGGTGLGLAIVKQLVGMMGGHLGLSSVPGEGSTFWFTISACATTSRVTASDQATPSTETLQHPHC; from the coding sequence ATGTACTCTTTTCTCAGTAATCTCTCAGCTGCTTTGCCCAAGGGAGATGCGCTGGACGCGTCGGCCTGGGCCGTCCGTCACCGGGGGATTCTGTACATCCTCTGGTTGCACGTACTGGGTGTTCCCCTGTACGGCGCCTATATGGGCGCAGGGCGTGGCCTCTATCTCGGTGGTGGAGCCCTCCTTGGAGCCATCGCCATCGCCGCGCAACTTCCCGCCATTAGCCGGCGGCTTCAAGGCGCCATTGCAACCTATGGGTTACTGACGGCCTCGGCGCTTCTGGTGCATCTCTCCGAAGGACGAATCGAACTGCACTTTCATTTCTTCGTCATGATGTCCGTGATCGTGCTGTACCAGGATTGGCTCCCGTTTCTGGTTGGACTGCAGTTCATCGTCATCGATCACGGGATCATAGGCACCCTGATGCCCCGCATGGTGTACGTCCATGCCGAAGGGCAGGCGCACCCATGGACCTGGGCACTGGTTCACGGCAGCTTCATTCTGGCTCAATGCGCGGCCCTGCTCTATTTTTGGCGAGTGAATGAGCTTGCCCGCGAGGAAGCTCTGCAGAGTGAGACCCGCACCCGGATGATCATCGAAACTGCTCTTGACGCCGTGGTCACAACGGACGCCTCGGGAGTCATCACCGACTGGAACACCCAGGCGGAATTCATGTTTGATGTTCCCCGCACCGAGGCTATCGGAAAACCCCTGACAACCTATCTCTCCACTGCCCATTCTACATCCGCGGCCGATGCCGGAGGGGTGCTCCCAGGACTCGTCCCCGGAGCCATTCTCAACCGCCGCGTGGAGAGTGTCGGCCGGTCGGGGTCCGGCGCGGAGTTTCCTGTCGAAATCGCCACAAGCTGCCTGGCCATCGGGAGGACCCAGCAGTTCACCACCTTCATTCAGAACATTTCCGAACGCAAGCAGCAGGAGGAAGCCCTTCGCCGGGCAAAAGACGCCGCCGAAGCGGCCAGTCAGGCCAAGTCCCAATTTCTGGCCAACATGAGTCACGAAATCAGAACCCCGATGAACGGTGTGCTCGGCATGACGGAGTTATTGCTTACGACCCCGCTCAACGAGAGACAACGGCGATATGCCCACACCGCGCACACGTCCGGAACCAACCTCCTGCACCTCATCAACGACATCCTGGATTTCTCGAAGATCGAAGCCGGCCGCTTAGTCCTGGAACACATCCCCTATGACCTGCGGCAGCTCCTGACGGAAACCTCAACGCTCTTTCACGAACAGGCGGTGAAAAAAGGGCTGACGCTCACCCTGACCATTGCGCCAGACATCCCCGTCACCTTCTACGGAGACCCGCACCGACTCCGTCAGATCCTGACGAACCTCATCAGCAATGCCCTCAAATTCACGACGACCGGGCGTATTGCCATTTCAGCAGCCATGGATGACGGCCACTCGGAACATGTGCGCATCGACGTGTCCGATACAGGGATCGGCATTCCGCGCGACGCGCAGGATCGAATCTTCGACTCCTTTTCGCAGGCCGACGGGTCAACCACGAGAAAATACGGCGGGACCGGGCTTGGCCTGGCTATCGTGAAGCAATTAGTCGGCATGATGGGCGGCCACCTGGGGCTCTCCAGTGTGCCCGGGGAGGGCTCCACCTTCTGGTTTACGATCTCCGCGTGTGCCACCACATCACGAGTCACGGCCTCGGACCAAGCCACCCCATCCACGGAGACGCTGCAGCACCCACACTGTTAA
- a CDS encoding PAS domain S-box protein, translating into MHPLLTRQLKRLGLEHGAAPTSLEAWQQLLERVSRSYLESDQGRELLERSIALSAREMQDLNEQLRRTSESQLAEERDKLHTVLCSMGDGLCVVDRNWDIVLLNPEGQRLWGLTEAEVAGRRLGEMISLSYGTNLTAPVFTQVLLDDTAQGHSFRTDDGLLTSITGRSFPVSCVLAPIERDNHAAGAVLVFRDITERKQAEDVRRYTENLLRQHQAALLGLTSNSIIQSGVLEPALREITRVTASTLGVRRSSIWLLREDHSAITCKELYDASTNSHSSGMELLATQFPNYFRELLTERVIDASDARTDPRTSEFTHTYLTPLGIGAMLDIPIRFKGKLVGVLCSEHVGPPRSWMLEEQQFSYAIASLVSLALEAVERLHAEGALRKSEGRTRLIIDTALSAVISVDEQGRIIGWNAQAEQTFGWTRQEAIGRTMADTIIPQAQREAHRRGFERFIKTGDGPILNKRIEITALRRDGTEFPIELAITPLRLENAYTFTAFVVDISERKQAEEALRTSEARLLMTVQGSHIGIWDWNLTTGSVYFSPQWKSHLGHDEATLSNTFEEWRSRIHPEDQPLVHTTIQSCLDGDHSQFELEHRLQHRDGSYRWILSRGSLIRDEYGVAARMVGIHIDTTDRKRTEEELRAAKEAAEAASKAKSEFLANMSHEIRTPMNGVLGTTELLLNSPLTDKQRHLASTVHRSGRTLLAIINDILDFSKIEAGKLDLECVGFDLSQLLDESLELFMEAGRRKHLLLTQQIDEKVPRYLKGDPVRFRQILMNLLSNAMKFTETGEISLTAGYVSGTATHAQLRISVTDTGIGIPPAAKLRIFDAFAQADGSTTRRYGGTGLGLSIARRLVELMGGTITVESEPGRGSTFSFTARFELQPLGAGTETGLTSYPQFPKPHVTLEPGYGPPYACPSATGPEAKEAGHRAARILVAEDSPVNREVAVGMLEILGYEVEMAENGRQALELVGRSQFDLVLMDCQMPEMDGLTATGEIRRQETSSGHRRVTIIALTANAMQGDREQCLAAGMDDYLTKPYTQIQLQSAVQKWLERRGPAPNSAPASGETPPVNGKSTQPATDSTTGSTAAASGMDPKALDGIRALQRPNRPDVLASVLRKYLDNSRDSVDTLRNAIRANDPSALQAVAHRLKSSSAQLGALAVAARCRELEAMGAQKNLIEADRVLADLQCEYAAACAVFRNEIAKEKSS; encoded by the coding sequence ATGCATCCGCTGCTTACACGACAACTCAAGCGATTGGGATTGGAACACGGTGCAGCGCCCACCTCGCTCGAGGCCTGGCAGCAATTGCTTGAACGGGTCAGCCGGAGCTACCTTGAATCCGATCAGGGGCGAGAACTGCTCGAACGCTCGATCGCGCTCTCCGCAAGAGAGATGCAGGACCTGAACGAGCAGCTACGCCGCACCTCCGAGAGTCAGTTGGCCGAGGAACGGGACAAACTTCACACCGTACTTTGTTCCATGGGCGACGGGCTCTGCGTCGTGGATCGGAACTGGGACATTGTGTTGCTCAATCCTGAAGGGCAGCGCTTGTGGGGGCTGACCGAAGCAGAGGTCGCGGGACGACGCCTGGGGGAGATGATTTCCCTCTCGTACGGCACAAATCTCACCGCGCCGGTCTTCACCCAGGTGCTGCTGGATGACACGGCTCAGGGGCACTCGTTCAGGACCGACGACGGCCTTCTCACCTCGATCACCGGCCGTTCGTTTCCCGTGTCCTGCGTGTTAGCTCCCATTGAGCGCGACAACCATGCCGCCGGGGCCGTGCTGGTCTTTCGGGACATTACGGAGCGCAAGCAGGCGGAGGATGTTCGTCGCTATACGGAAAATTTATTGCGGCAACATCAGGCCGCTCTCTTGGGCCTGACAAGCAACAGCATCATTCAAAGCGGTGTTCTGGAACCGGCCTTGAGGGAAATTACCCGCGTCACAGCCTCGACGCTTGGAGTGCGCCGGTCCAGCATCTGGCTTCTGCGCGAGGATCACAGCGCCATCACCTGCAAAGAACTCTACGACGCGTCCACCAACAGCCATTCCTCCGGCATGGAACTCCTCGCGACACAATTCCCGAACTATTTCCGGGAACTCCTCACGGAACGCGTCATTGATGCATCCGACGCGCGGACCGATCCTCGCACCTCCGAGTTCACCCACACCTACCTGACCCCGCTGGGGATCGGCGCCATGCTCGATATTCCGATTCGCTTCAAGGGGAAACTGGTTGGGGTGCTCTGCAGTGAACATGTGGGGCCGCCGCGCTCGTGGATGCTCGAGGAGCAACAATTCAGTTATGCGATCGCCTCGTTAGTATCTTTGGCCCTGGAAGCGGTCGAGCGGCTCCACGCCGAAGGAGCGCTGCGCAAGAGCGAGGGACGGACCAGATTGATTATTGATACTGCGCTCAGCGCAGTGATCAGCGTGGACGAGCAGGGACGCATTATCGGATGGAATGCTCAGGCGGAGCAGACATTCGGGTGGACGCGCCAGGAAGCCATCGGCCGGACGATGGCGGACACCATCATTCCACAGGCTCAACGCGAAGCCCATCGACGAGGGTTTGAGCGGTTCATCAAGACCGGTGACGGGCCTATTTTGAACAAACGGATCGAGATCACCGCCCTGCGCCGCGACGGCACAGAGTTTCCAATTGAGTTGGCCATCACCCCGCTCCGCCTGGAAAATGCGTATACGTTCACGGCCTTCGTCGTGGATATTTCAGAACGCAAGCAGGCGGAAGAAGCTTTGCGCACTAGCGAAGCCCGTCTCCTGATGACGGTGCAGGGATCTCACATCGGAATCTGGGATTGGAACCTCACGACCGGTTCGGTCTATTTCTCCCCGCAATGGAAAAGCCACCTCGGCCATGACGAGGCCACACTGTCCAATACATTCGAAGAATGGCGCTCCCGCATTCATCCGGAAGACCAGCCGCTGGTCCATACGACCATACAATCCTGTCTGGACGGCGACCACTCCCAGTTTGAGCTCGAACATCGGCTGCAGCATCGGGATGGATCGTACCGCTGGATCCTCTCCCGCGGCAGCCTCATCCGGGACGAGTACGGCGTGGCCGCGCGGATGGTCGGCATCCATATCGATACCACCGACCGCAAACGCACCGAGGAGGAACTCCGTGCGGCAAAGGAAGCCGCCGAAGCGGCCAGCAAGGCAAAGAGCGAGTTCCTCGCCAATATGAGCCACGAAATCCGCACCCCCATGAATGGCGTGCTGGGAACGACCGAGCTCTTGCTCAACAGCCCCCTGACGGACAAGCAGCGGCACCTCGCTTCAACCGTACACCGGTCGGGGAGGACCCTGCTCGCCATCATTAACGACATTCTTGATTTCTCAAAAATCGAAGCGGGCAAACTGGATTTGGAATGTGTCGGATTCGACTTGTCGCAACTGTTGGACGAATCCCTCGAGCTATTCATGGAGGCCGGCCGCCGGAAACACCTTCTCCTGACTCAACAGATCGACGAAAAGGTCCCACGCTACTTGAAGGGCGATCCGGTCAGATTCCGTCAAATCCTCATGAATCTTTTGAGCAATGCCATGAAATTCACCGAAACCGGAGAGATTTCGCTGACTGCCGGCTATGTGAGCGGTACAGCTACCCATGCGCAGCTCCGCATTTCGGTCACCGACACCGGCATCGGCATTCCGCCCGCGGCAAAATTACGTATTTTTGATGCCTTTGCGCAAGCCGATGGTTCAACCACCAGACGGTATGGCGGGACAGGACTCGGGCTGTCGATCGCTAGGCGATTGGTGGAGCTCATGGGCGGAACCATCACCGTTGAAAGTGAGCCCGGACGCGGCTCCACGTTTTCGTTTACGGCGCGATTCGAACTGCAACCGCTTGGCGCGGGAACGGAAACGGGCCTAACGTCGTATCCGCAATTTCCAAAACCGCATGTCACCCTCGAACCTGGCTACGGGCCGCCCTATGCGTGCCCGTCAGCCACCGGACCGGAGGCCAAGGAAGCGGGACATCGTGCGGCCCGGATTCTTGTGGCTGAAGATAGCCCGGTCAATCGCGAGGTCGCAGTGGGAATGTTGGAAATCCTCGGCTATGAGGTCGAGATGGCAGAAAACGGCCGGCAAGCGCTGGAATTGGTCGGGCGCAGCCAATTTGATCTCGTGCTCATGGACTGTCAGATGCCGGAGATGGATGGCCTGACGGCGACCGGCGAAATTCGCCGGCAGGAAACGTCTTCAGGGCATCGAAGGGTGACCATCATCGCCTTAACCGCCAATGCCATGCAAGGCGACCGGGAACAATGTCTCGCGGCCGGGATGGATGACTATTTGACCAAACCCTATACCCAGATCCAATTGCAGAGCGCCGTGCAGAAATGGCTGGAGAGGAGGGGACCTGCCCCGAACTCCGCCCCTGCCTCAGGAGAAACGCCTCCTGTAAATGGCAAGTCAACTCAACCGGCAACTGATTCCACAACAGGCAGCACCGCAGCCGCATCGGGCATGGACCCCAAAGCCCTCGACGGCATTCGCGCGTTGCAGCGCCCGAACCGGCCTGATGTGCTGGCCTCGGTCCTCCGAAAGTATCTCGATAATTCACGAGATAGTGTGGATACCCTGCGGAACGCGATTCGCGCGAACGATCCCTCTGCACTGCAAGCAGTTGCTCACCGGCTCAAGTCGAGCAGTGCCCAACTTGGAGCCCTTGCCGTGGCGGCTCGATGCAGGGAGCTCGAAGCGATGGGCGCTCAAAAGAACCTGATCGAAGCCGATCGGGTTCTGGCCGACCTACAGTGCGAATATGCTGCCGCTTGTGCCGTCTTTCGAAACGAGATCGCCAAGGAGAAATCATCATGA
- a CDS encoding response regulator: MQGARSDGRSKEPDRSRSGSGRPTVRICCRLCRLSKRDRQGEIIMIPLSSGRSPYALVTDDDIILRMFAREALEQAGWVVVEAENGREACDAFQKSPADVVLLDVMMPEMDGFQTCAALRQLPGGEHTPILIMTGLDDFESITKAYDAGATDFIVKPLNAMLLTHRIRYMVRANQVLQELRASQATLTQARDAAMEGARLKSEFLATMSHEIRTPMNGVLGMTDWLLETDLTPEQLDCAQTIRSSGDSLMVIINDILDFSKIESGKLSLELLDFDLPKFVGRVLALFAERAQRKGLILHSRIAEDVPAALLGDPTRLQQVLSNLLANAIKFSDRGTVSIVVDLDQRPSGQRLEFPATSYGQSSLNTDRVSHVRFSVADTGIGIAPSAFGKLFQPFVQADGSTTRKYGGTGLGLAICKQLVELMGGNIGAESEPGSGSVFRFTVPLQQQLTDSERRKPAA, from the coding sequence ATGCAGGGAGCTCGAAGCGATGGGCGCTCAAAAGAACCTGATCGAAGCCGATCGGGTTCTGGCCGACCTACAGTGCGAATATGCTGCCGCTTGTGCCGTCTTTCGAAACGAGATCGCCAAGGAGAAATCATCATGATCCCGCTCTCATCGGGACGATCACCCTATGCGTTGGTCACGGACGATGACATCATTCTCCGCATGTTTGCCCGTGAAGCCCTGGAACAAGCCGGATGGGTCGTCGTGGAGGCTGAGAACGGGCGGGAAGCCTGCGACGCCTTTCAAAAAAGCCCGGCGGACGTGGTGCTCCTCGATGTCATGATGCCGGAAATGGACGGCTTTCAGACCTGCGCAGCGTTGCGACAGTTACCAGGCGGCGAACACACCCCGATTCTCATCATGACCGGGCTGGACGACTTTGAGTCGATTACCAAAGCGTATGATGCCGGCGCGACGGATTTTATCGTCAAACCCTTGAACGCCATGCTGTTGACCCACCGCATCCGCTACATGGTTCGAGCCAACCAGGTACTCCAGGAACTGCGAGCCAGCCAGGCGACTCTCACGCAGGCTCGCGATGCGGCGATGGAGGGGGCCCGGCTCAAATCCGAATTCCTCGCGACGATGAGTCATGAAATCCGCACCCCGATGAATGGCGTGCTGGGCATGACCGACTGGCTCCTGGAAACCGACCTGACTCCCGAACAACTGGATTGCGCGCAAACGATCCGTTCCTCGGGCGATTCCTTGATGGTCATCATCAATGACATTCTCGATTTTTCAAAAATTGAATCCGGGAAACTGTCACTCGAATTGCTGGACTTTGACCTGCCAAAGTTTGTTGGTCGAGTCCTGGCGTTGTTCGCAGAGCGAGCGCAACGAAAAGGTCTTATCCTTCACTCCCGGATTGCGGAGGATGTGCCGGCCGCCTTATTGGGAGATCCGACCCGACTGCAGCAAGTCCTCAGCAACCTGCTCGCGAACGCCATCAAATTCAGCGACCGCGGAACCGTTTCCATCGTGGTCGACCTGGACCAACGGCCTTCTGGACAACGTCTCGAGTTTCCTGCTACCAGCTACGGCCAATCGTCATTGAATACCGACCGAGTCAGTCATGTCCGATTCTCCGTCGCAGATACCGGCATCGGGATTGCGCCTAGCGCGTTCGGGAAGTTATTCCAGCCTTTCGTGCAAGCCGACGGCTCCACGACCAGGAAGTATGGAGGAACAGGACTGGGACTGGCCATTTGCAAACAATTGGTGGAGTTGATGGGAGGCAACATCGGAGCGGAAAGCGAGCCGGGATCAGGGTCGGTTTTCCGGTTCACCGTGCCTCTGCAGCAACAACTGACAGACAGCGAGAGAAGAAAACCAGCCGCCTGA
- a CDS encoding DUF3473 domain-containing protein: MHCLTFDIEEHFQVSRFDSPIRRRHWGAFESRVTANTCKVLDLLARYDTKATFFVLGWVAERHPGLIKQIAECGHEIASHGYGHELVTAQTPDLFRADVRQAKQILEDLTGAPVHGYRAPGFTITRETLWALPILAEEGHTYDSSVVPIRHDHCGLPGSDPWHHLKQTSSGPIWEVPPSTVNLGGVRIPIAGGSYFRLLPFPALCGLMRRIEQKGRPLVMYFHPWELDPHQPHMEGPFLSKMFHYMNLDKMEFRMSTVLNTFRFGSIAEQIDLSPIMPIDSAVFPSTSAVIAQDFV, from the coding sequence GTGCATTGTCTGACATTCGACATCGAAGAACATTTCCAGGTCTCGCGGTTTGATTCGCCTATTCGCCGGCGACATTGGGGCGCCTTTGAAAGCCGCGTGACGGCCAACACGTGCAAGGTGCTTGATTTACTCGCGCGGTATGATACCAAAGCCACCTTTTTTGTCCTGGGATGGGTCGCCGAACGTCACCCTGGTCTGATTAAGCAGATTGCGGAATGCGGACATGAAATTGCTTCTCACGGATATGGGCATGAGTTGGTCACGGCCCAAACACCGGATTTGTTCCGCGCCGACGTGAGGCAGGCCAAACAGATACTGGAAGACCTCACGGGGGCTCCGGTCCATGGGTATCGCGCACCCGGCTTCACCATCACGCGCGAAACACTGTGGGCATTACCGATCTTGGCCGAAGAGGGGCATACCTACGACTCCAGCGTGGTTCCTATCCGGCACGATCATTGTGGTCTTCCCGGATCAGACCCCTGGCACCATCTGAAACAAACCTCTTCGGGTCCCATTTGGGAAGTGCCTCCATCGACGGTCAATCTCGGAGGAGTCCGGATTCCCATCGCCGGCGGCAGTTATTTCAGGCTTTTGCCATTTCCGGCCCTGTGCGGGCTGATGCGGAGGATTGAACAAAAAGGCCGGCCGCTCGTCATGTACTTTCACCCATGGGAACTCGATCCTCACCAACCCCATATGGAAGGCCCGTTCCTTTCCAAAATGTTCCACTACATGAATCTGGACAAGATGGAATTCCGCATGTCCACCGTACTGAATACCTTCCGGTTCGGCTCCATCGCTGAACAAATCGATCTTTCTCCGATTATGCCCATCGATTCCGCTGTCTTCCCTTCTACTTCGGCCGTCATCGCCCAAGACTTCGTGTGA